The Acidobacteriota bacterium genomic interval GTCCCTCGAAGGGCTTGGTGAGGTAGTCGTCGGCACCGAGCTGAAGCCCGAGGACGCGATCCGAGAGCTCGCCCCGAGCGGTCAACATGATGATCGGAGTGGTCGCCCGCTGGCGCCGCAGAGCCTTGCAGACCTCGAAGCCATTCGCCCCCGGCAGCATCAGATCGAGCAACACCAGATCCGGAGGGTCGGCGGCCGCCAGCTCGAGGCCTATCTCGCCGCTGCGCGCCTCCGAGACCCGGAAGCCCTCGGCCTCCAACCGATCGCGCAACATCATGGCGAGGTCGGCCTCGTCTTCGATGATCAGCAGGTGCCTCACCTCCGGCTTGCCGCCGGCCTGGCTCATTGCGCCTCCTCGGCGGCCAGGGGCAACAGGATCTCGCAGACCAATCCCTGAGGCACCGCCGCACGCAGCGCGAGGCTCCCTCCCTGGCCGACGATCGCTTGCCGCGCCAGGCCCAATCCCAGGCCACTGCCACGCACCCCCTGCTGGCGGGCACCGGAGCCCCGGACGAAGGGCTCGAAAAGACCGCCGATCTCGTCCCGCCGAAGCCCTGGTCCGCGATCCTCGAGCACGACTTTCAACCGATCCCCCAAACGAGATTGCACCACTCTGAGCCAGTTGTCGCCCCGACCGTACTTGACGGCGTTGTCGATCAAGCCTTCGAGGGCCGCCCCGACGGCATCCGGGTCGACCAACACCATCGGGTTCTCCACCGCGTCGACGATCGCGTGATCGAGAACGGCACAGACCTCGAGACTGCGCCGCAGCAAGGCCCGGGCATCGGTCGGCACCGGCGAGTAGCGCCGCTCCGAGGCCAACGCACCGGCATAGGAGAGGACCTGCTCCACGAAGCGCTCGAGGCGACGACCCTCGCGCAAGATCGCCTGCCCGTAGCGGCGGCCTTGCTCCGGATCATCGATCAGCCCATCGCGCAGGTTCTGTCCCGCCGAAGTGATCACCGCCAGCGGAGTGCGCAGCTCGTGGGACACCCCGGCGACGAAATCGAGCTGTCGCCGCGCCAGCTCGCGGGAGCGACGGGTGGTGCGCCACATCAATACGACGCTGACCGCCAGTAGACCCAGGATGAAGGCGGCCAGGAACAGATTGCGATTCAGGGTCGAGGCCACCAGCTGCTCGACGGGACCGCGCCGCAGCCATAGATCGAGCACCCAGGGCGAAGGACCCTCGCCCCGCACGACCAGAGCGCGCCGGGTTACCTTCGAGCCGGCCGCGGGAGAGGCATCGGGGCGATCCGACAAAGATCGCGACAGCGAGAACACCGCGGTCGAAAAGTCCGGTGGCCGCTGCGTCGGCACCCACGGCGAGCCGTGAGCCACTACGGCTCCTCGCCGCCGCCGAAGGCGGTACTCATAGGCCTCGCCGCCGGCGGCGGCGGCAAAGAGAGCGGGCAGCCAGCGCTGGTGAACCGCCACTTCGTCGAGCAGCAAGACGACGAAGTCCCCGCCGACGACGGAAGAATTAGCTGCCCCTTCGCCGCCGGGGATTGCATCCACCACTGGCACCGCCGGCACCACCAGGGCCGGGATCCCGGGATGAAAGGACTCGCCGATCGGGAACGATGCCGCCGGCTCGAAGCCGAGCTCGAGAGCGATCTCCGGCGCGAGCTGGCCAGCCAGCGGCGAGCCATCGAGGGCCCGACTGGACCAACCATCCGGCGTTGGCCGCAAGCAGTAGGCAGCCCGCACCAGAGCGGCATCGGAAGCACCGAGGCGCCAGCTCCGAAGCTTCTCCGAAGCGGCGCGATGACAGTTCCCGCCATCGACCTGAAAGGCCAGGTAGAGCTGCACGAGGTCACGCCCTGAGGCCTCTACGAAGCGCTCCGCGACCGCCTCCAGACCGCTTGCCAGCTGCACCCTTTCGGCCTCCGCGAGGCGCTGAATCCAGCGGTACTGGAGGGCCATCAAGGCGATCAGCAGGAGAGCCAGGAGAACCGCCGCCAAGAGCCGCGGCCAGACCCTCTCGCCATCGATGCCAAGGCGCTGGCGGGTTCTGCGATCGCTCCTCACGGCCGCAGTCTATGGGCTGCTCGGCCCGAAACATCAAGAGCCGGACAAGAAGATGTCAGGAGCTCTTTACAAATCCCTGACCGCCGGCGGCAGATTCTCGGACCTTTCAAGCGCCACAGTGGTGACGAGCCCGGCGGGACCCCAACCGCCCCCCTCGAACCGCTGCAAGGAGCCACCATGAAGAGCATCTCCTGGACAATCGTCGCCGGCCTGGTCGCCCTCCTGTGGACCGCCATCGCTACGGCCGAGGGCGTCCCGAAGATCACCGCCGAAGAACGCCAAGCGGTGGTTTCAACCCTCGTCCACTCGCTCCAACACCGCTATGTTCTGGCAGAGAAGGGGGCCGCCATCGCCCAAGAGATCGCGCGCCGCTCGGAAGACGGAGAGTTCTCGACCTCCGACGACCCGCAGACCTTGGCTCGCACCCTGTCGAAAACCCTGTGGCAGGTCAGCCAAGATCTTCACCTACGGGTGTTCTATGACGGCCCGGTGGCGGCGCGCCAGCCAGCGGACAGCTCGGGAGCCAACCAAGAAACCCCGCGCCCCTACGAGGCACATCTTCGGCCGGACGGCCTCGGCGTGCTCGAAGTTCGCAAGCTCACCGGGCCGCGCCAAGATCTCGCCGCCGCGATGGACGAGGTCGCCGAGGCCGAAGCCCTGATCATCGACCTGCGGACTTGCCCCGGAGGCGAGATGGGCATGCCCGCGGTTCTCGCCTCCTACCTCTTCGACGAACCCGCGCTGTTGCTCTACTACGAGTCCCGCGACGGCGAACGCGACCCGATCTACACGGAACGGCTGCCGGAAGGAAGCCCGAGCTTCGACGGCAAGCCGATCTATGTCGCCATCTCGTCGCGCACCGGCTCCGGCTGCGAAGAGATGGCCTTCGATCTGAAGCACCACGACAAGGCGATCTTGGTGGGAGAGAAGACCGCCGGCGCCGGTCTCGGCTCGCGCACCGGAACCACCGATCTGGGCCATGGCTTCGAGGCCTTCATTCCCGACACCAAACCCGTCCACCCGCACTTCGAGGGTGGCTTCGAAGGCGTCGGCGTCGCACCAGACATCGCCACGCCGGCGTCGCAGGCGATCACCACCGCACGCCTCTCGGCGCTCAGCGCCTTGCTCTCGAGCCCGCGCGATGGCGCCGCGCGCGAGAACCTCCGGGGGCTGTTCCTGGAAGCGGCCCTCGAAAGGGAGCAAGCCCAACGCCAACGGGTCCGGACGGCGCGCTCCTTCGCGCCCTACCTCGGCAAGTACGAAGGCGAGCGAGAAATCCAGCTCACGGCCGGACGCCTCTACTACCAGGCCGGCGATGGGCTCTACCGCAGCGAGCTCAGCGCCACCAAGGAAGGGGACTTTTCCCTCGCCGGTACCCGCAGTCAGCGGCTCCGCTTCGAGCGCAACGAGCAGGGCCGGGTCATCGGCCTGAAGATCTCAGAGCCCGGTGGCACCAAGTGGCGAGACCTGGTGCCGAAGCTCTGACCTGCGGCCCGCTGAGGGCTCAGTCGCCGCCGGTCGCCGCGCTCCGCGGATTCCACAGCGCCACTTGGTCGAGGCTCTTGCGCTCCAGATCCGGCACCGTCGCGTGCTCCGCCGGGTAGCCCACCGGGAAGAGGATGTAGGGCTTCTCGTTCTTCGGCCGACCGAGAATGTCGCCGAGGAAGCGCATCGGCGACGGCGTGTGGGTGAGGGTGCACAATCCCATCGAGTGGAGAGCGGCGATGAACAGACCGCAAGCGATGCCGACGCTCTCCTTGACGTAGTAGTTCTTGCGCTTCGAGCCATCGGTTTTGATGCCGTGGAGCTCCTCGAACACCACCACCAGCCACGGCGCCTCCTCGAGGTGGGCCTTCTCCCAGGTGGTGCCGATGGGTTCGAGGGCGCGCAGCCACTCGTCCGGAAAGCGACCGCCCTCGTAGTTGGTCCTCTCCTCCTCCTCGGCGGCGGTGCGGATCACCGACTTGATCTCCGGATCGTCGACGGCCACGAAGCGCCAGGGCTGACGGTGAGCCCCGGAGGGCGCCGTCGAGGCCGTCATGATGGCGGTCTCGATGAGCTCCCGAGGCACCGGATCGGGGGCGAAGTCGCGCACGCTCC includes:
- a CDS encoding S41 family peptidase, whose amino-acid sequence is MKSISWTIVAGLVALLWTAIATAEGVPKITAEERQAVVSTLVHSLQHRYVLAEKGAAIAQEIARRSEDGEFSTSDDPQTLARTLSKTLWQVSQDLHLRVFYDGPVAARQPADSSGANQETPRPYEAHLRPDGLGVLEVRKLTGPRQDLAAAMDEVAEAEALIIDLRTCPGGEMGMPAVLASYLFDEPALLLYYESRDGERDPIYTERLPEGSPSFDGKPIYVAISSRTGSGCEEMAFDLKHHDKAILVGEKTAGAGLGSRTGTTDLGHGFEAFIPDTKPVHPHFEGGFEGVGVAPDIATPASQAITTARLSALSALLSSPRDGAARENLRGLFLEAALEREQAQRQRVRTARSFAPYLGKYEGEREIQLTAGRLYYQAGDGLYRSELSATKEGDFSLAGTRSQRLRFERNEQGRVIGLKISEPGGTKWRDLVPKL
- a CDS encoding nitroreductase family protein is translated as MSSYPRIPYRRDRLPLDEMTRRSKAFYETMDTRRSVRDFAPDPVPRELIETAIMTASTAPSGAHRQPWRFVAVDDPEIKSVIRTAAEEEERTNYEGGRFPDEWLRALEPIGTTWEKAHLEEAPWLVVVFEELHGIKTDGSKRKNYYVKESVGIACGLFIAALHSMGLCTLTHTPSPMRFLGDILGRPKNEKPYILFPVGYPAEHATVPDLERKSLDQVALWNPRSAATGGD
- a CDS encoding HAMP domain-containing sensor histidine kinase, yielding MRSDRRTRQRLGIDGERVWPRLLAAVLLALLLIALMALQYRWIQRLAEAERVQLASGLEAVAERFVEASGRDLVQLYLAFQVDGGNCHRAASEKLRSWRLGASDAALVRAAYCLRPTPDGWSSRALDGSPLAGQLAPEIALELGFEPAASFPIGESFHPGIPALVVPAVPVVDAIPGGEGAANSSVVGGDFVVLLLDEVAVHQRWLPALFAAAAGGEAYEYRLRRRRGAVVAHGSPWVPTQRPPDFSTAVFSLSRSLSDRPDASPAAGSKVTRRALVVRGEGPSPWVLDLWLRRGPVEQLVASTLNRNLFLAAFILGLLAVSVVLMWRTTRRSRELARRQLDFVAGVSHELRTPLAVITSAGQNLRDGLIDDPEQGRRYGQAILREGRRLERFVEQVLSYAGALASERRYSPVPTDARALLRRSLEVCAVLDHAIVDAVENPMVLVDPDAVGAALEGLIDNAVKYGRGDNWLRVVQSRLGDRLKVVLEDRGPGLRRDEIGGLFEPFVRGSGARQQGVRGSGLGLGLARQAIVGQGGSLALRAAVPQGLVCEILLPLAAEEAQ